In a single window of the Callithrix jacchus isolate 240 chromosome 1, calJac240_pri, whole genome shotgun sequence genome:
- the CYB5R3 gene encoding NADH-cytochrome b5 reductase 3 isoform X1, with translation MGAQLSTLGHVVLSPVWFLYSLLMKLFQRSTPAITLESPDIKYPLRLIDREIISHDTRRFRFALPSPQHILGLPVGQHIYLSARIDGNLVIRPYTPVSSDDDKGFVDLVIKVYFKDTHPKFPAGGKMSQYLESMQIGDTIEFRGPNGLLVYQGKGKFAIRPDKKSNPVIKTVKSVGMIAGGTGITPMLQVIRAIMKDPDDHTVCHLLFANQTEKDILLRPELEELRNEHSARFKLWYTLDRAPEAWDYSQGFVNEEMIRDHLPPPEEEPLVLMCGPPPMIQYACLPNLDRVGHPKERCFAF, from the exons TTGGGCCATGTGGTGCTTTCTCCAGTCTGGTTCCTGTACAGTCTGCTCATGAAGCTGTTCCAGCGCTCCACGCCGGCCATCACCCTCGAGAGCCCGGACATCAAGTACCCGCTGAGGCTCATCGACCGGGAG ATCATCAGCCATGACACCCGGCGCTTCCGCTTCGCCCTCCCGTCGCCCCAGCACATCCTGGGCCTCCCTGTCG GCCAGCACATCTACCTCTCGGCTCGAATTGACGGAAACTTGGTCATCCGGCCCTACACACCTGTCTCCAGCGACGATGACAAGGGCTTCGTGGACCTGGTCATAAAG GTTTACTTCAAGGACACTCATCCCAAGTTTCCCGCCGGAGGGAAGATGTCTCAGTACCTGGAAAGCATGCAGATTGGAGACACCATCGAGTTCCGGGGCCCCAACGGGCTGCTGGTCTACCAGGGCAAAG GGAAGTTCGCCATCCGACCTGACAAAAAATCCAACCCCGTCATCAAGACGGTGAAGTCTGTGGGCATGATCGCGGGAGGGACAG GCATCACCCCGATGCTGCAGGTGATCCGGGCCATCATGAAGGACCCTGACGACCATACTGTATGCCACCTGCTCTTTGCCAACCAG ACCGAGAAGGATATCCTGCTGCGGCCTGAGCTAGAGGAACTCAGGAACGAACATTCTGCGCGCTTCAAGCTCTGGTACACGCTGGACAGAGCCCCTGAAG CCTGGGACTACAGCCAGGGCTTCGTGAACGAAGAGATGATCCGGGACCACCTTCCACCCCCGGAGGAGGAGCCACTGGTGCTGATGTGCGGCCCCCCACCCATGATCCAGTACGCCTGCCTGCCCAACCTGGACCGTGTGGGCCACCCCAAGGAGCGCTGCTTCGCCTTCTGA
- the CYB5R3 gene encoding NADH-cytochrome b5 reductase 3 isoform X2: MKLFQRSTPAITLESPDIKYPLRLIDREIISHDTRRFRFALPSPQHILGLPVGQHIYLSARIDGNLVIRPYTPVSSDDDKGFVDLVIKVYFKDTHPKFPAGGKMSQYLESMQIGDTIEFRGPNGLLVYQGKGKFAIRPDKKSNPVIKTVKSVGMIAGGTGITPMLQVIRAIMKDPDDHTVCHLLFANQTEKDILLRPELEELRNEHSARFKLWYTLDRAPEAWDYSQGFVNEEMIRDHLPPPEEEPLVLMCGPPPMIQYACLPNLDRVGHPKERCFAF, encoded by the exons ATGAAGCTGTTCCAGCGCTCCACGCCGGCCATCACCCTCGAGAGCCCGGACATCAAGTACCCGCTGAGGCTCATCGACCGGGAG ATCATCAGCCATGACACCCGGCGCTTCCGCTTCGCCCTCCCGTCGCCCCAGCACATCCTGGGCCTCCCTGTCG GCCAGCACATCTACCTCTCGGCTCGAATTGACGGAAACTTGGTCATCCGGCCCTACACACCTGTCTCCAGCGACGATGACAAGGGCTTCGTGGACCTGGTCATAAAG GTTTACTTCAAGGACACTCATCCCAAGTTTCCCGCCGGAGGGAAGATGTCTCAGTACCTGGAAAGCATGCAGATTGGAGACACCATCGAGTTCCGGGGCCCCAACGGGCTGCTGGTCTACCAGGGCAAAG GGAAGTTCGCCATCCGACCTGACAAAAAATCCAACCCCGTCATCAAGACGGTGAAGTCTGTGGGCATGATCGCGGGAGGGACAG GCATCACCCCGATGCTGCAGGTGATCCGGGCCATCATGAAGGACCCTGACGACCATACTGTATGCCACCTGCTCTTTGCCAACCAG ACCGAGAAGGATATCCTGCTGCGGCCTGAGCTAGAGGAACTCAGGAACGAACATTCTGCGCGCTTCAAGCTCTGGTACACGCTGGACAGAGCCCCTGAAG CCTGGGACTACAGCCAGGGCTTCGTGAACGAAGAGATGATCCGGGACCACCTTCCACCCCCGGAGGAGGAGCCACTGGTGCTGATGTGCGGCCCCCCACCCATGATCCAGTACGCCTGCCTGCCCAACCTGGACCGTGTGGGCCACCCCAAGGAGCGCTGCTTCGCCTTCTGA